The Candidatus Eisenbacteria bacterium sequence TTCCTTGTCTATGTCTTTGCCCCCGGACACGACACTTTCATAGGGGCTTCTCGCCCCTCTGACAATCTCCCCGAAACCCGGAGCTTTACTCCTTAAAGACCTCTATCGCCATGTCCGGGCAAATCAGAGCGCACAGTGTGCAGCCATTGCATGCGTCCATGTTTACCGCAACGGCAGGGTGATATCCCAGCGGGCCGAAGTCTTCTGACATCCCGAGGACCCCGAGAGGGCACACAGAGACGCAAAGCTCACAGCCCTTGCATCTTGACTGGTTGATCTCGACTTTCCCTGCTACTTTTGGCATCCGGTTAACTCTATCATAGCTCTTTCGTTAGCGCAACAACTTCTCAGGCAACCACAAAACCGAGGACGCTTACGCTTTTCGCTCCAGCGTCTTCCAGTACCCCTGCGCAAGATGAGACAGTCGCACCCGTAGTGACCACGTCATCCACCAATATGATGTCTCTTCCTTCAACCAGGGATCCCATCTTCACCGTAAAGGAATCTCTAACGTTGAGCCATCTTCTTTCTGCGGGAAGCTCTGCCTGGGACATAGTCAGTCTTTTCCTTTCAAGTGCGCCGGCGATGACGGGTATGCCGGCCGTTTCTGCAACTTTCCCGGCAAGGATTTCGCTTTGATTGAATGTACGCTCTCTCATTCTGGTCCGGTGCAAAGGGACCGGAAGAAGCACCGAGTCTCTTCTAAGCAGTGAAGAGTCGTGAAGAGAGAGAGACATCAGCTTTCCCATCGCGTCTCCCAGGAACCTGTGTCTTCTGTACTTGAAAGCATGTACAAGAGAAAGGATCTCGCCTCCTGCAACGAATACCGCTTTTGCCCTGTACGGCTTGTGTGTGTTCTCCGCGCAAGCGACCCTCTCAGGGTATGTAACAGCTCTCCTTTCTGACATTCCGCATGCAAAACAGAACTCCTCGCAAGCCGGCTGCACATTCGCCCAGCACGCTTCGCATACTGGTTCGTTTCTCGTCACGTGCCCACCACATGAAACACAGCTTGAGGGAAAAAAGATTCCGAAAAACGTATCCAGAAGGAAGGTGCATGCTCTTCCGTGACTTTCCCCGCACCTCACCGCCGCACTCCTTTCCCACAGTCCGGAAGTTGTCTCAGTCGTTCACGGAACTGCTTCTCTCGACGCCCTTGCGAGCGCGTCTCTCATCTTCTCGACGGGAGCTCTTCCACCTGTCCAGAGCTCAAATGAAAAGACCCCCTGCCACAGCAGCATGGACAACCCATTCAGTGTCTCAAATCCTCCTTCCCTGGCCTTCTTCAAGAATCTGGTGTGTGAAGGCGAGAAGATTATGTCAAAAACCACCGCCCCCTTCTTCAAAAGGGAAAGGTCCACAAGCATGCGGCCAGCATCCGACATTCCGACCACTGTTGCATTAACAAGGAGGTCTGTCTCGGAAAGCACAGAGCCAACCCGCCTGTCGCCATAGGACATTACGGATACTACCTTAGCCGGATGCAGCCACTTCTTCACCGCTTCGGATTTCCTGGTGAGCACCGTGAGACCGCATGGCTTTCTCTTCAACACTGAAAAGGAAATCGCTCTTGCTGCCCCCCCACCTCCCATCACGACAATGTTCTTCCCTCCCAGGTCAAAACGGGCTTCGTCAAGCGATCTGAGGAACCCTTTCCCCTCGGTATTGTAGCCGACGAACTTGTTTCCTCTTTTTACGACAGTATTCACGGCTCCGCATTCCCTGGCCTCATGCGAGAGTCCGTCCAGGAACGGTATGCAGCACATCTTGAACGGCGCTGCCACATTGAAGCCCTTTGAGCCCAGCGCCTTGAGACCTGCGATAGCCTGTCTGAGGAGGGGCGGTTTCACTGAAAAAGGCACATACACATAGTCAAGCCCCAGAAACCTCAGACCCTCGTTCTGAAAGGCCGGGGAAAGAGACCCGATCAAAGGAAATCCTAATATGCCCAGAAGAGATGTCTTCTCACCTGTCCCTGCCCAATTCACTGTTCTGTCTCCGGCACTGTCACTGCGGCTCCACGCTCCCTTCTCAGGAATCCTTGCACAAGAAAGGCGGCAGAGACGACGAGCAGCGCATAAGGAATCATTCTTCCGAAGTTCGAACCGACCTCATAGAATCTGGTACAGTCGATGAGAATCCTTGCACATGAATCCAGGAAAACCAGGCACATGAAGAGAGAACCGTCTCTTTTCACTCTCCTTCTAAGAAGAATGACAAGGATGAAGATTAGAAACCCCGCACCGCTGGAATAAAGCTGCGACGGGTGAACGGCGACTTGTCCGAACTGATAATCCGCGTATGAGCCTTTGGGGAACACTACACTCCATGGAAGGGTTGTCGGCACTCCGAAACAGCATCCGTTAACAAAACAGCCTATTCTCGTTATCCCTTCCCCGAGGGCAAGGGCCGGAGTCACTGCATCGCAGAACCGGAGGAGGGGCACTCTTTTCCTTCTGAGGTACGCAAGACCGACAACAACCGCCAGCAGGAATCCGCCATAGAAAGTGAGGCCTCCCTCCCAGACTTTGAGAATATCCAGAGGAGCCCTCCTGTACTCCGCCAGGTGAGACAAAACGAATGCCACTCTCCCTCCGACAAGGGAAGAGATAATTACAATCAACGAAATGCTCGGCACCACCTCGCTGTCAATGCCCTTTCTTCTCAGCTCTCTTGGAGCAATCAGAATTGCAATCCAGAAAGCTATTGCCAGCATCAGCCCGTAGGCCTTGATCTCAAGCGGTCCTATTGACAGGATAACCGGGTGCAATCTTCCTCCTCCTCTGGATTCAACCAGCCGGGAAACCGGCCGAGACCGGAATCATTCCATATCCTTTCCATATTCTATCATGTTCGCGGCTCTCATCATCAAAGAAGTTCATGATTGTGAGTATCCCGATTTCAGCGACCACGGTGCCCGACGGCGAGTGAGCGTTTCGCCGGCTCCGCTCCGGGATGACCCATCTATGGCTCGCCAGGCGGGGAATCCTTGCCCCTCCCAGCCTCTGAAGGGCTGGGTATCCCCACCTTGCTCACCAAGATGGGTTCCCCATCCCTCCCGCGAAAGCCACCTCACGGCTCATCGCCGTCAGAACTCATGACGTCTCAAATGCACGTTGAATACAAGGCCGGCGAGTGAGAGCGTCGTAAGAAGTGATGACCCTCCGTAGCTGACAAATGGAAGCGGAATGCCGGTCACAGGCGCAAGTCCCACGGCCATCCAGGTGTTCACTACAGCATTGTAGAAGATGGATGCAGATGCACCAACCACCAGGAGGCTCCCAAGCTTACTGGGAGATTTTACCGAAATGCTTATGCACCTGAGGAACAATACGAAGAAGAGAAGGATGACAAAAAGAGAGCCCAACAGCCCGAATTCTTCACCAAGGACCGAGAATATAAAATCTGTGTGCTGAGCCGGAAGAAATGAAAGTGCCTTCTGGGTTCCCTCAAGAAACCCTTTGCCGAAGACTCCTCCGGAGCCGATTGCTATCTTCGACTGAATAATTTGATACCCTGCTCCGAGCGGATCTTTTCCAGGATCGATGAAAGTCAGTATCCTGTCTCTTTGATACTGCTCGAGAGACCTCCACACAAGAGGGCTCCCTGCGCCGAGTGCAATATTCACGAAGAACGATGGCAGAGAAATCGAGAGCGGAATCCTCGCATAGTAAAGGAAAAAACCAAGACAGAAGACGAACGCCACGAACAGAGGAGTAATGAAACCGAAACACGTGCTGAGC is a genomic window containing:
- a CDS encoding 4Fe-4S binding protein, which produces MPKVAGKVEINQSRCKGCELCVSVCPLGVLGMSEDFGPLGYHPAVAVNMDACNGCTLCALICPDMAIEVFKE
- a CDS encoding phosphoribosyltransferase family protein, which produces MSERRAVTYPERVACAENTHKPYRAKAVFVAGGEILSLVHAFKYRRHRFLGDAMGKLMSLSLHDSSLLRRDSVLLPVPLHRTRMRERTFNQSEILAGKVAETAGIPVIAGALERKRLTMSQAELPAERRWLNVRDSFTVKMGSLVEGRDIILVDDVVTTGATVSSCAGVLEDAGAKSVSVLGFVVA
- the aroE gene encoding shikimate dehydrogenase is translated as MNWAGTGEKTSLLGILGFPLIGSLSPAFQNEGLRFLGLDYVYVPFSVKPPLLRQAIAGLKALGSKGFNVAAPFKMCCIPFLDGLSHEARECGAVNTVVKRGNKFVGYNTEGKGFLRSLDEARFDLGGKNIVVMGGGGAARAISFSVLKRKPCGLTVLTRKSEAVKKWLHPAKVVSVMSYGDRRVGSVLSETDLLVNATVVGMSDAGRMLVDLSLLKKGAVVFDIIFSPSHTRFLKKAREGGFETLNGLSMLLWQGVFSFELWTGGRAPVEKMRDALARASREAVP
- the lgt gene encoding prolipoprotein diacylglyceryl transferase, with amino-acid sequence MHPVILSIGPLEIKAYGLMLAIAFWIAILIAPRELRRKGIDSEVVPSISLIVIISSLVGGRVAFVLSHLAEYRRAPLDILKVWEGGLTFYGGFLLAVVVGLAYLRRKRVPLLRFCDAVTPALALGEGITRIGCFVNGCCFGVPTTLPWSVVFPKGSYADYQFGQVAVHPSQLYSSGAGFLIFILVILLRRRVKRDGSLFMCLVFLDSCARILIDCTRFYEVGSNFGRMIPYALLVVSAAFLVQGFLRRERGAAVTVPETEQ
- the rodA gene encoding rod shape-determining protein RodA, which encodes MLFRREYIRHIDWVLLVTVFLLLGVGLLLVFSATQPIGKSDRHDLFPRQLLWVATGLIVMCFVAVIPQRVFDGLAPYFYSVAVLLLTLVLFAGTEAFGARRWLAFGSLRFQPSEFSKFALIILLARFYSKPRTNMKYSRNFIIPLLLSVLPVLLILKEPDLGSAISILFIFLAMAYWAGTPKLYLILMLSPVLSTCFGFITPLFVAFVFCLGFFLYYARIPLSISLPSFFVNIALGAGSPLVWRSLEQYQRDRILTFIDPGKDPLGAGYQIIQSKIAIGSGGVFGKGFLEGTQKALSFLPAQHTDFIFSVLGEEFGLLGSLFVILLFFVLFLRCISISVKSPSKLGSLLVVGASASIFYNAVVNTWMAVGLAPVTGIPLPFVSYGGSSLLTTLSLAGLVFNVHLRRHEF